A window of the Priestia filamentosa genome harbors these coding sequences:
- the amyS gene encoding alpha-amylase: MKLIRRLVASLTIVGLFASTLGTTNASADTNGTMMQYFEWYLPNDGQHWNNLNRDASHLQDIGVTAVWIPPAYKGSSQNDVGYGAYDLYDLGEFNQKGTTRTKYGTKAELQGAITNLHSKGIQVYGDVVMNHKGGADYTQYVDAVEVASNNRNYETTGPRQIQAWTGFNFPGRNNKYSSFNWHWYHFDGVDWDQSRSKSGIFKFRGTGKGWDWEVSSENGNYDYLMYADVDFDHPEVQQEMKDWGKWYANELKLDGFRLDAVKHIKHSYLGEWVSSVRNSTGKEMFTVAEYWQNDLGAIENYLAKSGNNHSAFDVPLHYNFQQASNSGGNYDMRNILNGTLVASQPTKAVTIVENHDTQPGQALESTVQSWFKPLAYAFTLTRSQGYPTLFYGDYYGTKGSTSYEITPQGSRLDPLLKARKIYAYGMQHDYIDHPDVIGWTREGDTSHANSGLATLISDGPGGSKWMYVGKRNAGETWTDITGNSTNSVTINSDGWGNFSVNGGSVSVYRQP, from the coding sequence ATGAAATTAATAAGAAGATTGGTAGCTTCATTAACTATTGTTGGTTTATTTGCAAGTACTTTAGGGACAACAAACGCCAGCGCAGATACTAATGGTACAATGATGCAGTATTTTGAATGGTATCTACCTAATGATGGACAACATTGGAATAACTTGAACAGGGACGCCTCTCACTTGCAGGATATCGGTGTAACAGCTGTATGGATACCGCCGGCTTATAAGGGATCATCACAGAATGATGTTGGGTATGGAGCGTATGACTTATATGATTTAGGAGAATTTAATCAAAAAGGTACAACAAGAACAAAATATGGAACAAAAGCAGAACTGCAAGGTGCAATAACTAATCTACATTCGAAAGGCATTCAAGTATATGGGGATGTGGTTATGAACCATAAAGGTGGTGCAGATTATACTCAGTACGTAGATGCAGTTGAAGTTGCTTCTAATAACCGAAACTATGAAACCACAGGACCACGTCAAATTCAAGCGTGGACAGGTTTTAATTTTCCAGGGAGAAATAATAAATATTCGAGTTTTAATTGGCATTGGTACCACTTTGATGGAGTAGATTGGGATCAATCCAGAAGCAAAAGTGGTATATTTAAATTTCGTGGAACAGGGAAAGGTTGGGATTGGGAAGTATCTTCGGAGAATGGTAATTATGATTATCTCATGTATGCGGATGTAGATTTTGATCATCCTGAAGTTCAACAAGAGATGAAGGATTGGGGGAAATGGTATGCTAATGAACTAAAACTTGATGGGTTTCGTTTAGACGCTGTGAAGCACATAAAGCATTCGTATTTAGGCGAATGGGTTTCAAGTGTAAGGAATAGTACAGGTAAAGAAATGTTTACTGTAGCTGAGTATTGGCAGAATGATTTAGGAGCAATTGAAAATTATTTAGCAAAAAGCGGAAACAATCACTCGGCTTTTGACGTTCCATTACACTATAACTTTCAACAGGCTTCTAACAGTGGTGGAAATTATGATATGAGAAATATATTAAATGGCACTCTAGTGGCTTCACAACCAACGAAGGCTGTAACGATAGTAGAAAATCATGATACACAACCTGGACAAGCACTAGAATCAACAGTTCAAAGTTGGTTTAAACCTCTTGCTTATGCTTTTACTCTAACTAGATCACAAGGATATCCAACACTTTTCTATGGTGATTATTATGGTACAAAGGGATCAACCTCTTATGAAATTACACCTCAAGGAAGTAGATTAGATCCTTTATTAAAAGCACGTAAAATATATGCTTATGGAATGCAGCATGATTACATTGATCATCCTGATGTTATAGGTTGGACTAGAGAAGGGGATACTTCTCATGCAAATTCAGGATTAGCAACTCTTATCAGTGATGGTCCTGGTGGAAGCAAGTGGATGTATGTAGGAAAGCGAAATGCAGGTGAAACATGGACTGATATTACAGGTAATTCCACAAATAGTGTCACGATTAATAGTGATGGATGGGGCAATTTCTCCGTAAATGGTGGTTCAGTTTCCGTATATAGACAGCCTTAA